In the genome of Siniperca chuatsi isolate FFG_IHB_CAS linkage group LG17, ASM2008510v1, whole genome shotgun sequence, one region contains:
- the LOC122864457 gene encoding uncharacterized protein LOC122864457 isoform X2, protein MSGTAGAAPPTAVLGLGLDIRGPWHQRAVQKSRALVQTYLLTSSVHPPPTAGGSRGTKTPLRLPSLVATAKGPRRRSSMTRLSLSEPSLLTPNENVFLFEGFSSNRRTSVLQKRPPPPPFSKSSVLHPCRTCHQSGTSQLHQQQNHQQVQSCSRPAFIHFSQAIQPSSKPRRVRRHSHNPVLSAETVQGDLRPLVMQYRNSSSQGEPLSLVGKPCLPSCSKRPAVAAAAGPARTQLHVFLPTEAEGEEVDSESVDEGFMDELDSKITSLKLQHGAPKTVTYH, encoded by the exons ATGAGTGGCACCGCTGGAGCTGCACCCCCGACAGCCGTGCTCGGCTTGGGTTTGGACATCCGTGGACCGTGGCATCAGAGAGCGGTCCAGAAGAGCAGAGCTCTGGTTCAGACCTACCTGCTCACCAGCTCTGTTCACCCTCCACCCACAGCAGGAGGAAGCAGGGGGACCAAGACCCCTCTGAGGCTGCCGTCACTGGTAGCCACAGCCAAAGGGCCCCGCAGGCGAAGCAGCATGACTCGTCTCAG CCTCAGCGAGCCGTCCCTCCTCACCCCAAATGAGAATGTCTTCCTATTCGAGGGATTCTCCAGCAACCGTCGCACCAGTGTTTTACAAAAGCGacccccacctcctccattTTCCAAGTCATCAGTCCTGCACCCCTGCAGGACCTGCCACCAGTCCGGGACCAGCCAGCTCCATCAGCAGCAGAACCACCAGCAGGTCCAAAGCTGCAGCAGACCGGCCTTTATTCACTTCTCCCAGGCCATCCAGCCCAGCTCCAAGCCAAGACGAGTGAGGCGTCATTCGCACAACCCGGTCCTGAGTGCAGAGACGGTACAGGGTGACCTCCGACCTTTAGTGATGCAGTATCGCAACTCATCGTCTCAGGGAGAGCCTTTGTCCTTGGTTGGGAAGCCTTGTCTTCCGAGCTGCAGTAAACGCCCCGCTGTGGCTGCCGCCGCCGGTCCGGCTCGCACTCAGCTTCATGTGTTTCTGCCCACAGAGGctgaaggagaggaggtggaCAGTGAATCTGTGGATGAGGGCTTCATGGATGAGTTGGACAGTAAGATAACTTCTCTGAAGCTCCAGCATGGAGCACCGAAGACAGTTACATACCACTAA
- the LOC122864457 gene encoding uncharacterized protein LOC122864457 isoform X1, producing MASDAHRAVHVWRDTSVSSLTTRGHFQVNSPPGVTQFQRAMSGTAGAAPPTAVLGLGLDIRGPWHQRAVQKSRALVQTYLLTSSVHPPPTAGGSRGTKTPLRLPSLVATAKGPRRRSSMTRLSLSEPSLLTPNENVFLFEGFSSNRRTSVLQKRPPPPPFSKSSVLHPCRTCHQSGTSQLHQQQNHQQVQSCSRPAFIHFSQAIQPSSKPRRVRRHSHNPVLSAETVQGDLRPLVMQYRNSSSQGEPLSLVGKPCLPSCSKRPAVAAAAGPARTQLHVFLPTEAEGEEVDSESVDEGFMDELDSKITSLKLQHGAPKTVTYH from the exons ATGGCATCCGATGCCCACAG GGCCGTCCATGTGTGGCGGGATACATCAGTTTCTAGTTTAACTACCAGAGGGCATTTTCAGGTAAATTCTCCTCCAGGTGTGACACAGTTTCAGAGAGCAATGAGTGGCACCGCTGGAGCTGCACCCCCGACAGCCGTGCTCGGCTTGGGTTTGGACATCCGTGGACCGTGGCATCAGAGAGCGGTCCAGAAGAGCAGAGCTCTGGTTCAGACCTACCTGCTCACCAGCTCTGTTCACCCTCCACCCACAGCAGGAGGAAGCAGGGGGACCAAGACCCCTCTGAGGCTGCCGTCACTGGTAGCCACAGCCAAAGGGCCCCGCAGGCGAAGCAGCATGACTCGTCTCAG CCTCAGCGAGCCGTCCCTCCTCACCCCAAATGAGAATGTCTTCCTATTCGAGGGATTCTCCAGCAACCGTCGCACCAGTGTTTTACAAAAGCGacccccacctcctccattTTCCAAGTCATCAGTCCTGCACCCCTGCAGGACCTGCCACCAGTCCGGGACCAGCCAGCTCCATCAGCAGCAGAACCACCAGCAGGTCCAAAGCTGCAGCAGACCGGCCTTTATTCACTTCTCCCAGGCCATCCAGCCCAGCTCCAAGCCAAGACGAGTGAGGCGTCATTCGCACAACCCGGTCCTGAGTGCAGAGACGGTACAGGGTGACCTCCGACCTTTAGTGATGCAGTATCGCAACTCATCGTCTCAGGGAGAGCCTTTGTCCTTGGTTGGGAAGCCTTGTCTTCCGAGCTGCAGTAAACGCCCCGCTGTGGCTGCCGCCGCCGGTCCGGCTCGCACTCAGCTTCATGTGTTTCTGCCCACAGAGGctgaaggagaggaggtggaCAGTGAATCTGTGGATGAGGGCTTCATGGATGAGTTGGACAGTAAGATAACTTCTCTGAAGCTCCAGCATGGAGCACCGAAGACAGTTACATACCACTAA